A section of the Delphinus delphis chromosome 1, mDelDel1.2, whole genome shotgun sequence genome encodes:
- the DVL1 gene encoding segment polarity protein dishevelled homolog DVL-1 isoform X2, producing MAETKIIYHMDEEETPYLVKLPVAPERVTLADFKNVLSNRPVHAYKFFFKSMDQDFGVVKEEISDDNARLPCFNGRVVSWLVLAEGTHSDAGSQGTDGHADLPPPLERTGGIGDSRPPSFHPNVAGSRDGMDNETGTESLVSHRRERARRRNREEAARTNGHPRGDRRRDLGLPPDSASTVLSSELESSSFIDSEEDDNTSRLSSSTEQSTSSRLIRKHKRRRRKQRLRQTDRASSFSSITDSTMSLNIITVTLNMERHHFLGISIVGQSNDRGDGGIYIGSIMKGGAVAADGRIEPGDMLLQVNDVNFENMSNDDAVRVLREIVSQTGPISLTVAKCWDPTPRSYFTIPRADPVRPIDPAAWLSHTAALTGALPRYELEEVPLTVKSDMGAVVRVMQLPDSGLEIRDRMWLKITIANAVIGADVVDWLYTHLEGFRERREARRYASSMLKRGFLRHTVNKITFSEQCYYVFGDLCSNFAALNLNSGSSGASDQDTLAPLPHPAAPWPLGQGYPYQYPGPPPCFPPAYQDPGFGYGSGSAGSQQSEGSKSSGSTRSAGGSSRRALGREKESRSAGAGGSGSESDHTVPSGVGSGGWRERPAGQLSRGSSPRSQASAAAPGLPPLHPLTKAYSVVGGPPGGPPVRELAAVPPELTGSRQSFQKAMGNPCEFFVDIM from the exons ATGGCGGAGACCAAGATCATCTATCACATGGACGAGGAGGAGACGCCGTACCTGGTCAAGCTGCCCGTGGCGCCCGAGCGCGTCACGCTGGCCGACTTCAAGAACGTGCTCAGCAACCGGCCCGTGCACGCCTACAAATTCTTTTTCAAGTCCATGGACCAGGACTTCGG GGTTGTGAAGGAGGAGATCTCCGACGACAATGCTAGGCTGCCCTGCTTCAACGGCCGCGTGGTCTCCTGG ctggTCCTGGCTGAGGGCACACACTCGGATGCAGGGTCTCAGGGCACTGACGGCCATGCAGACCTGCCTCCGCCTCTCGAGCGGACAGGCGGCATCGGGGACTCCCGGCCCCCCTCCTTCCA CCCGAATGTGGCCGGCAGCCGAGATGGGATGGACAACGAGACCGGCACGGAATCCCTGGTCAGCCACCGGCGGGAGCGAGCCCGACGCCGGAACCGCGAGGAGG CCGCCCGGACCAACGGGCACCCAAGGGGGGACCGGCGGCGGGACCTAGGGCTGCCCCCCGACAGCGCGTCCACCGTGCTGAGCAGTGAACTTGAGTCCAGCAGCTTCATCGACTCGGAGGAGGACGACAACACCAGCCG GCTGAGCAGCTCCACGGAGCAGAGCACCTCCTCCCGGCTCATCCGGAAGCACAAGCGCCGGCGGCGGAAGCAGCGCCTGCGGCAGACAGACCGG GCCTCCTCCTTCAGCAGCATCACGGACTCCACCATGTCCCTGAATATCATCACCGTCACGCTCAACATGG AGAGGCACCACTTCCTGGGCATCAGCATCGTGGGCCAGAGCAATGACCGGGGCGACGGCGGCATCTACATCGGCTCCATCATGAAGGGCGGCGCCGTGGCTGCCGACGGCCGCATCGAGCCGGGTGACATGCTGCTGCAG GTGAACGACGTCAACTTTGAGAACATGAGCAACGACGACGCGGTGCGGGTCCTGCGGGAGATCGTGTCCCAGACAGG GCCCATCAGCCTCACTGTGGCCAAGTGCTGGGACCCGACGCCCCGCAGCTACTTCACCATCCCGAGGG CTGACCCCGTTCGGCCCATTGACCCGGCCGCCTGGCTGTCGCACACGGCGGCGCTGACCGGAGCCCTGCCCCGCTACG AGCTGGAGGAGGTGCCGCTGACGGTGAAGAGTGACATGGGCGCTGTCGTCCGGGTCATGCAGCTGCCGGACTCAGGCCTGGAGATCCGCGACCGCATGTGGCTCAAGATCACCATCGCCAACGCCGTCATTG GGGCGGACGTGGTGGACTGGCTGTACACGCACCTGGAGGGCTTCCGTGAGCGGCGGGAGGCGCGCAGGTACGCCAGCAGCATGCTGAAGCGCGGCTTCCTGCGGCACACGGTGAACAAGATCACCTTCTCCGAGCAGTGCTACTACGTCTTCGGGGACCTGTGCAGCA ACTTCGCGGCGCTGAACCTCAACAGCGGCTCCAGCGGGGCCTCGGATCAGGACACGCTGGCCCCGCTGCCCCACCCGGCCGCCCCCTGGCCCCTGGGGCAGGGCTACCCCTACCAGTACCCGGGGCCCCCGCCCTGCTTCCCGCCCGCGTACCAGGACCCCGGCTTCGGCTACGGCAGCGGCAGTGCTGGCAGTCAGCAGAGTGAAG GAAGCAAAAGCAGTGGGTCCACCCGGAGCGCTGGCGGGAGCAGCCGTCGGGCCCTGGGGCGCGAGAAGGAGAGCCGGTCGGCTGGAGCTGGGGGCAGTGGCAGCGAGTCGGACCACACAGTGCCAAGCGGGGTGGGCAGCGGCGGCTGGCGGGAGCGTCCTGCTGGCCAGCTCAGCCGTGGCAGCAGCCCGCGCAGCCAGGCCTCGGCCGCCGCCCCAGGGCTCCCCCCGCTGCACCCCCTGACAAAGGCGTACTCGGTGGTGGGCGGGCCGCCTGGGGGGCCGCCTGTCCGGGAGCTGGCCGCTGTCCCCCCAGAGCTGACAGGCAGCCGCCAGTCCTTCCAGAAGGCCATGGGGAACCCCTGTGAGTTCTTTGTCGATATCATGTGA
- the MXRA8 gene encoding matrix remodeling-associated protein 8 isoform X3 yields the protein MELRARVLLWKLVLLQSSSVLLSSGPAGPATPGSSVVSESAVSWAAGARAVLRCQSPRMVWTQDRLHDRQRVVHWDLSGGPAGGSARRLVDMYSAGEQRVYEPRDSGRLLLTPTAFQDGNFSLLIRAVEDTDEGLYTCNLHHHYCHLYESLAVRLEVTDDPRAAGAHWDGEKEVLAVERGAPALLTCVNRAHVWTDRHLEEAQQVVHWDRQPPGVPHDRADRLLDLYASGERRAYGPPFLRERVAVGADAFARGDFSLRIDPLEPADEGTYSCHLHHHYCGLHERRVFHLKVTEPAARPPPRDSPGNGSSHSGAPGPGAGDPTLTRGRSVINVIVPEGRAHFFQQLGYVLATLLLFILLLITVILATRQRRRGGYEYSDKKSKSKGKDVNMVEFAVAAGDQPLYRREDIRLGYKNNLLKEKVGLSHSPLPAKSIDLDKEFRKEYCK from the exons ATGGAGCTGCGGGCCCGGGTCCTGCTCTGGAAACTTGTGCTTCTGCAGA gCTCTTCTGTCCTTCTGTCCTCAG GGCCAGCCGGGCCCGCGACCCCCGGCAGCTCCGTGGTGTCCGAGTCTGCAGTGAGCTGGGCAGCCGGCGCCCGGGCGGTGCTGCGCTGTCAGAGCCCGCGCATGGTGTGGACGCAAGACCGGCTGCACGACCGCCAGCGCGTGGTCCACTGGGACCTCAGCGGCGGCCCGGCCGGCGGCTCCGCGCGCCGACTCGTGGACATGTACTCGGCGGGCGAGCAGCGCGTGTACGAGCCGCGCGACAGCGGCCGCCTGCTGCTGACCCCCACCGCCTTCCAGGACGGCAACTTCTCGCTGCTCATCCGCG CGGTGGAGGACACAGACGAGGGGCTGTACACCTGTAACCTGCACCACCATTACTGCCACCTCTACGAGAGCCTGGCCGTGCGCCTCGAGGTCACCGACGACC CCCGGGCCGCCGGCGCGCACTGGGACGGCGAGAAGGAGGTGCTGGCGGTGGAGCGCGGCGCGCCCGCGTTGCTGACGTGCGTGAACCGCGCGCACGTGTGGACCGACCGGCACCTGGAGGAGGCGCAGCAGGTGGTGCACTGGGACCGGCAGCCGCCCGGGGTGCCGCACGACCGCGCGGACCGCCTGCTCGACCTGTACGCGTCGGGCGAGCGTCGCGCCTATGGGCCGCCCTTCCTGCGGGAGCGCGTGGCGGTGGGGGCGGACGCCTTTGCGCGCGGTGACTTCTCGCTGCGCATCGACCCGCTGGAGCCGGCAGACGAGGGCACCTACTCCTGCCACCTGCACCACCACTACTGCGGCCTGCACGAGCGCCGCGTCTTCCACCTGAAGGTCACCGAGCCCGCCGCCCGGCCGCCCCCGCGGGACTCGCCGGGCAACGGTTCCAGCCACAGCGGCGCGCCCGGCCCAGGTGCAGGAG ACCCCACGCTGACGCGCGGCCGCAGCGTCATCAACGTCATCGTCCCCGAGGGCCGGGCCCACTTCTTCCAGCAGCTGGGCTACGTGCTGGCCACGCTGCTGCTCTTCATTCTGCTGCTCATCACGGTCATCCTGGCCACCCGACAGCGCCGCCGCGGAG GCTACGAATACTCCGACAAGAAGTCCAAGTCCAAGGG GAAGGACGTGAACATGGTGGAGTTTGCTGTGGCTGCCGGCGACCAGCCTCTTTACAGGAGGGAGGACATCCGACTAG GTTACAAAAACAACCTCCTGAAGGAGAAGGTTGGGCTGTCCCACAGCCCCCTGCCCGCCAAGAGCATCGACTTGGACAAAG AGTTCAGGAAGGAGTACTGCAAATAA
- the DVL1 gene encoding segment polarity protein dishevelled homolog DVL-1 isoform X1, with translation MAETKIIYHMDEEETPYLVKLPVAPERVTLADFKNVLSNRPVHAYKFFFKSMDQDFGVVKEEISDDNARLPCFNGRVVSWLVLAEGTHSDAGSQGTDGHADLPPPLERTGGIGDSRPPSFHPNVAGSRDGMDNETGTESLVSHRRERARRRNREEAARTNGHPRGDRRRDLGLPPDSASTVLSSELESSSFIDSEEDDNTSRLSSSTEQSTSSRLIRKHKRRRRKQRLRQTDRASSFSSITDSTMSLNIITVTLNMERHHFLGISIVGQSNDRGDGGIYIGSIMKGGAVAADGRIEPGDMLLQVNDVNFENMSNDDAVRVLREIVSQTGPISLTVAKCWDPTPRSYFTIPRADPVRPIDPAAWLSHTAALTGALPRYGTSPCSSAVTRTSTSSLTSSVPGAPQLEEVPLTVKSDMGAVVRVMQLPDSGLEIRDRMWLKITIANAVIGADVVDWLYTHLEGFRERREARRYASSMLKRGFLRHTVNKITFSEQCYYVFGDLCSNFAALNLNSGSSGASDQDTLAPLPHPAAPWPLGQGYPYQYPGPPPCFPPAYQDPGFGYGSGSAGSQQSEGSKSSGSTRSAGGSSRRALGREKESRSAGAGGSGSESDHTVPSGVGSGGWRERPAGQLSRGSSPRSQASAAAPGLPPLHPLTKAYSVVGGPPGGPPVRELAAVPPELTGSRQSFQKAMGNPCEFFVDIM, from the exons ATGGCGGAGACCAAGATCATCTATCACATGGACGAGGAGGAGACGCCGTACCTGGTCAAGCTGCCCGTGGCGCCCGAGCGCGTCACGCTGGCCGACTTCAAGAACGTGCTCAGCAACCGGCCCGTGCACGCCTACAAATTCTTTTTCAAGTCCATGGACCAGGACTTCGG GGTTGTGAAGGAGGAGATCTCCGACGACAATGCTAGGCTGCCCTGCTTCAACGGCCGCGTGGTCTCCTGG ctggTCCTGGCTGAGGGCACACACTCGGATGCAGGGTCTCAGGGCACTGACGGCCATGCAGACCTGCCTCCGCCTCTCGAGCGGACAGGCGGCATCGGGGACTCCCGGCCCCCCTCCTTCCA CCCGAATGTGGCCGGCAGCCGAGATGGGATGGACAACGAGACCGGCACGGAATCCCTGGTCAGCCACCGGCGGGAGCGAGCCCGACGCCGGAACCGCGAGGAGG CCGCCCGGACCAACGGGCACCCAAGGGGGGACCGGCGGCGGGACCTAGGGCTGCCCCCCGACAGCGCGTCCACCGTGCTGAGCAGTGAACTTGAGTCCAGCAGCTTCATCGACTCGGAGGAGGACGACAACACCAGCCG GCTGAGCAGCTCCACGGAGCAGAGCACCTCCTCCCGGCTCATCCGGAAGCACAAGCGCCGGCGGCGGAAGCAGCGCCTGCGGCAGACAGACCGG GCCTCCTCCTTCAGCAGCATCACGGACTCCACCATGTCCCTGAATATCATCACCGTCACGCTCAACATGG AGAGGCACCACTTCCTGGGCATCAGCATCGTGGGCCAGAGCAATGACCGGGGCGACGGCGGCATCTACATCGGCTCCATCATGAAGGGCGGCGCCGTGGCTGCCGACGGCCGCATCGAGCCGGGTGACATGCTGCTGCAG GTGAACGACGTCAACTTTGAGAACATGAGCAACGACGACGCGGTGCGGGTCCTGCGGGAGATCGTGTCCCAGACAGG GCCCATCAGCCTCACTGTGGCCAAGTGCTGGGACCCGACGCCCCGCAGCTACTTCACCATCCCGAGGG CTGACCCCGTTCGGCCCATTGACCCGGCCGCCTGGCTGTCGCACACGGCGGCGCTGACCGGAGCCCTGCCCCGCTACGGTACGAGCCCCTGCTCCAGCGCCGTCACGCGCACCAGCACCTCCTCACTAACCAGCTCGGTGCCCGGCGCTCCGC AGCTGGAGGAGGTGCCGCTGACGGTGAAGAGTGACATGGGCGCTGTCGTCCGGGTCATGCAGCTGCCGGACTCAGGCCTGGAGATCCGCGACCGCATGTGGCTCAAGATCACCATCGCCAACGCCGTCATTG GGGCGGACGTGGTGGACTGGCTGTACACGCACCTGGAGGGCTTCCGTGAGCGGCGGGAGGCGCGCAGGTACGCCAGCAGCATGCTGAAGCGCGGCTTCCTGCGGCACACGGTGAACAAGATCACCTTCTCCGAGCAGTGCTACTACGTCTTCGGGGACCTGTGCAGCA ACTTCGCGGCGCTGAACCTCAACAGCGGCTCCAGCGGGGCCTCGGATCAGGACACGCTGGCCCCGCTGCCCCACCCGGCCGCCCCCTGGCCCCTGGGGCAGGGCTACCCCTACCAGTACCCGGGGCCCCCGCCCTGCTTCCCGCCCGCGTACCAGGACCCCGGCTTCGGCTACGGCAGCGGCAGTGCTGGCAGTCAGCAGAGTGAAG GAAGCAAAAGCAGTGGGTCCACCCGGAGCGCTGGCGGGAGCAGCCGTCGGGCCCTGGGGCGCGAGAAGGAGAGCCGGTCGGCTGGAGCTGGGGGCAGTGGCAGCGAGTCGGACCACACAGTGCCAAGCGGGGTGGGCAGCGGCGGCTGGCGGGAGCGTCCTGCTGGCCAGCTCAGCCGTGGCAGCAGCCCGCGCAGCCAGGCCTCGGCCGCCGCCCCAGGGCTCCCCCCGCTGCACCCCCTGACAAAGGCGTACTCGGTGGTGGGCGGGCCGCCTGGGGGGCCGCCTGTCCGGGAGCTGGCCGCTGTCCCCCCAGAGCTGACAGGCAGCCGCCAGTCCTTCCAGAAGGCCATGGGGAACCCCTGTGAGTTCTTTGTCGATATCATGTGA
- the MXRA8 gene encoding matrix remodeling-associated protein 8 isoform X1 translates to MELRARVLLWKLVLLQSSSVLLSSGPAGPATPGSSVVSESAVSWAAGARAVLRCQSPRMVWTQDRLHDRQRVVHWDLSGGPAGGSARRLVDMYSAGEQRVYEPRDSGRLLLTPTAFQDGNFSLLIRAVEDTDEGLYTCNLHHHYCHLYESLAVRLEVTDDPRAAGAHWDGEKEVLAVERGAPALLTCVNRAHVWTDRHLEEAQQVVHWDRQPPGVPHDRADRLLDLYASGERRAYGPPFLRERVAVGADAFARGDFSLRIDPLEPADEGTYSCHLHHHYCGLHERRVFHLKVTEPAARPPPRDSPGNGSSHSGAPGPGAGDPTLTRGRSVINVIVPEGRAHFFQQLGYVLATLLLFILLLITVILATRQRRRGGYEYSDKKSKSKGKDVNMVEFAVAAGDQPLYRREDIRLGYKNNLLKEKVGLSHSPLPAKSIDLDKAEGQRADTRLSPWLPEFRKEYCK, encoded by the exons ATGGAGCTGCGGGCCCGGGTCCTGCTCTGGAAACTTGTGCTTCTGCAGA gCTCTTCTGTCCTTCTGTCCTCAG GGCCAGCCGGGCCCGCGACCCCCGGCAGCTCCGTGGTGTCCGAGTCTGCAGTGAGCTGGGCAGCCGGCGCCCGGGCGGTGCTGCGCTGTCAGAGCCCGCGCATGGTGTGGACGCAAGACCGGCTGCACGACCGCCAGCGCGTGGTCCACTGGGACCTCAGCGGCGGCCCGGCCGGCGGCTCCGCGCGCCGACTCGTGGACATGTACTCGGCGGGCGAGCAGCGCGTGTACGAGCCGCGCGACAGCGGCCGCCTGCTGCTGACCCCCACCGCCTTCCAGGACGGCAACTTCTCGCTGCTCATCCGCG CGGTGGAGGACACAGACGAGGGGCTGTACACCTGTAACCTGCACCACCATTACTGCCACCTCTACGAGAGCCTGGCCGTGCGCCTCGAGGTCACCGACGACC CCCGGGCCGCCGGCGCGCACTGGGACGGCGAGAAGGAGGTGCTGGCGGTGGAGCGCGGCGCGCCCGCGTTGCTGACGTGCGTGAACCGCGCGCACGTGTGGACCGACCGGCACCTGGAGGAGGCGCAGCAGGTGGTGCACTGGGACCGGCAGCCGCCCGGGGTGCCGCACGACCGCGCGGACCGCCTGCTCGACCTGTACGCGTCGGGCGAGCGTCGCGCCTATGGGCCGCCCTTCCTGCGGGAGCGCGTGGCGGTGGGGGCGGACGCCTTTGCGCGCGGTGACTTCTCGCTGCGCATCGACCCGCTGGAGCCGGCAGACGAGGGCACCTACTCCTGCCACCTGCACCACCACTACTGCGGCCTGCACGAGCGCCGCGTCTTCCACCTGAAGGTCACCGAGCCCGCCGCCCGGCCGCCCCCGCGGGACTCGCCGGGCAACGGTTCCAGCCACAGCGGCGCGCCCGGCCCAGGTGCAGGAG ACCCCACGCTGACGCGCGGCCGCAGCGTCATCAACGTCATCGTCCCCGAGGGCCGGGCCCACTTCTTCCAGCAGCTGGGCTACGTGCTGGCCACGCTGCTGCTCTTCATTCTGCTGCTCATCACGGTCATCCTGGCCACCCGACAGCGCCGCCGCGGAG GCTACGAATACTCCGACAAGAAGTCCAAGTCCAAGGG GAAGGACGTGAACATGGTGGAGTTTGCTGTGGCTGCCGGCGACCAGCCTCTTTACAGGAGGGAGGACATCCGACTAG GTTACAAAAACAACCTCCTGAAGGAGAAGGTTGGGCTGTCCCACAGCCCCCTGCCCGCCAAGAGCATCGACTTGGACAAAG cagaggggcagagggcagacaCCCGCCTGTCCCCTTGGCTTCCAGAGTTCAGGAAGGAGTACTGCAAATAA
- the MXRA8 gene encoding matrix remodeling-associated protein 8 isoform X2, translated as MELRARVLLWKLVLLQSSSVLLSSGPAGPATPGSSVVSESAVSWAAGARAVLRCQSPRMVWTQDRLHDRQRVVHWDLSGGPAGGSARRLVDMYSAGEQRVYEPRDSGRLLLTPTAFQDGNFSLLIRAVEDTDEGLYTCNLHHHYCHLYESLAVRLEVTDDPRAAGAHWDGEKEVLAVERGAPALLTCVNRAHVWTDRHLEEAQQVVHWDRQPPGVPHDRADRLLDLYASGERRAYGPPFLRERVAVGADAFARGDFSLRIDPLEPADEGTYSCHLHHHYCGLHERRVFHLKVTEPAARPPPRDSPGNGSSHSGAPGPDPTLTRGRSVINVIVPEGRAHFFQQLGYVLATLLLFILLLITVILATRQRRRGGYEYSDKKSKSKGKDVNMVEFAVAAGDQPLYRREDIRLGYKNNLLKEKVGLSHSPLPAKSIDLDKAEGQRADTRLSPWLPEFRKEYCK; from the exons ATGGAGCTGCGGGCCCGGGTCCTGCTCTGGAAACTTGTGCTTCTGCAGA gCTCTTCTGTCCTTCTGTCCTCAG GGCCAGCCGGGCCCGCGACCCCCGGCAGCTCCGTGGTGTCCGAGTCTGCAGTGAGCTGGGCAGCCGGCGCCCGGGCGGTGCTGCGCTGTCAGAGCCCGCGCATGGTGTGGACGCAAGACCGGCTGCACGACCGCCAGCGCGTGGTCCACTGGGACCTCAGCGGCGGCCCGGCCGGCGGCTCCGCGCGCCGACTCGTGGACATGTACTCGGCGGGCGAGCAGCGCGTGTACGAGCCGCGCGACAGCGGCCGCCTGCTGCTGACCCCCACCGCCTTCCAGGACGGCAACTTCTCGCTGCTCATCCGCG CGGTGGAGGACACAGACGAGGGGCTGTACACCTGTAACCTGCACCACCATTACTGCCACCTCTACGAGAGCCTGGCCGTGCGCCTCGAGGTCACCGACGACC CCCGGGCCGCCGGCGCGCACTGGGACGGCGAGAAGGAGGTGCTGGCGGTGGAGCGCGGCGCGCCCGCGTTGCTGACGTGCGTGAACCGCGCGCACGTGTGGACCGACCGGCACCTGGAGGAGGCGCAGCAGGTGGTGCACTGGGACCGGCAGCCGCCCGGGGTGCCGCACGACCGCGCGGACCGCCTGCTCGACCTGTACGCGTCGGGCGAGCGTCGCGCCTATGGGCCGCCCTTCCTGCGGGAGCGCGTGGCGGTGGGGGCGGACGCCTTTGCGCGCGGTGACTTCTCGCTGCGCATCGACCCGCTGGAGCCGGCAGACGAGGGCACCTACTCCTGCCACCTGCACCACCACTACTGCGGCCTGCACGAGCGCCGCGTCTTCCACCTGAAGGTCACCGAGCCCGCCGCCCGGCCGCCCCCGCGGGACTCGCCGGGCAACGGTTCCAGCCACAGCGGCGCGCCCGGCCCAG ACCCCACGCTGACGCGCGGCCGCAGCGTCATCAACGTCATCGTCCCCGAGGGCCGGGCCCACTTCTTCCAGCAGCTGGGCTACGTGCTGGCCACGCTGCTGCTCTTCATTCTGCTGCTCATCACGGTCATCCTGGCCACCCGACAGCGCCGCCGCGGAG GCTACGAATACTCCGACAAGAAGTCCAAGTCCAAGGG GAAGGACGTGAACATGGTGGAGTTTGCTGTGGCTGCCGGCGACCAGCCTCTTTACAGGAGGGAGGACATCCGACTAG GTTACAAAAACAACCTCCTGAAGGAGAAGGTTGGGCTGTCCCACAGCCCCCTGCCCGCCAAGAGCATCGACTTGGACAAAG cagaggggcagagggcagacaCCCGCCTGTCCCCTTGGCTTCCAGAGTTCAGGAAGGAGTACTGCAAATAA